The following proteins are co-located in the Massilia litorea genome:
- a CDS encoding flagellar protein FliT, which translates to MMTGQEVLLEYAAVADLTGQMLAAAEAGDWDHLVVLERACTAHVDTLKRSEAAVELNPSGRQAKIDCIRRILADDRKIRDLTMPWMAQLSALINNSGTQRRLVNAYGSV; encoded by the coding sequence ATGATGACGGGCCAGGAAGTCCTGCTCGAGTACGCCGCGGTCGCCGACCTGACCGGGCAGATGCTCGCCGCCGCCGAAGCCGGCGACTGGGACCACCTGGTGGTCCTCGAGCGCGCATGCACGGCGCACGTCGACACCTTGAAACGCAGCGAAGCGGCGGTCGAACTCAATCCGTCGGGCCGCCAGGCAAAGATCGACTGCATCCGCCGCATCCTGGCCGATGACCGCAAGATCCGCGACCTGACCATGCCCTGGATGGCCCAGCTGTCCGCCCTGATCAACAACTCCGGTACCCAGCGCCGCCTCGTCAACGCCTACGGCAGTGTTTGA
- the fliS gene encoding flagellar export chaperone FliS codes for MFGSMQRGVNAYAKVGLETSVISASPHKLIVMLYDGALAAIKSAATHMAAGNIVEKGAAVSKALDIINNGLRASLDKKAGGEIASNLDALYVYMTERLLTASLQNKTALLDEVQTLLTDLRDAWTQIGEKPVQPAAMSHYPVMASA; via the coding sequence ATGTTTGGATCGATGCAGCGCGGCGTCAACGCTTACGCCAAAGTAGGACTGGAAACCTCGGTGATTTCCGCTTCGCCCCATAAACTGATCGTCATGCTGTACGACGGCGCCCTGGCCGCGATCAAGAGTGCAGCCACGCACATGGCGGCCGGCAATATCGTCGAGAAAGGCGCGGCTGTCTCGAAAGCCCTCGACATCATCAACAACGGCCTGCGCGCCAGCCTCGACAAGAAGGCCGGCGGCGAGATCGCCAGCAACCTCGACGCCCTGTACGTGTACATGACCGAACGCCTCCTGACCGCCAGCCTGCAGAACAAGACGGCGCTGCTCGACGAAGTGCAGACCCTGCTGACCGACCTGCGCGACGCATGGACGCAGATCGGCGAAAAGCCGGTTCAGCCGGCCGCGATGTCGCACTACCCCGTGATGGCGAGCGCCTGA
- the fliK gene encoding flagellar hook-length control protein FliK encodes MVERIPSPGLSAPLPARPVAPTERTGDPRLEAFQRTLATMLGSQVQAAVLARLGDGSFMVRVADMPVRMMLPPGIQPGAQLTMTVLAASPQPTFGLGDAALHGTLLPLSANAASLAASVAAASSRLLQAGGQGQSAELSPAARLLGQVLKSAAGAPPLASLNPSTPLLPQGAPDPAQLAGQLQQAVAKSGLFYESHLAQWAEGKRPLAELMAEPQARQAPGTLPTDPSASQLINQQLATHESGQLVWQGQFGPGQPMRWEITRNGDDGEDAAQARGGKDDGAGWHSGLRLRFALLGEVEASVSLRGARLHIELVAESGSASLLRAEAPRLQEALAAAGNELAALRVNDREGA; translated from the coding sequence ATGGTCGAGCGCATCCCCAGTCCCGGCCTCAGCGCCCCGCTACCGGCCCGGCCGGTAGCGCCGACCGAACGCACGGGCGATCCCCGCCTCGAAGCCTTCCAGCGTACCCTCGCCACCATGCTCGGCAGCCAAGTGCAAGCCGCGGTGCTGGCACGCCTCGGCGACGGCAGTTTCATGGTGCGCGTGGCGGATATGCCGGTGCGCATGATGCTGCCTCCGGGCATTCAGCCCGGCGCGCAGCTGACGATGACAGTGCTCGCCGCGTCTCCGCAGCCGACCTTCGGCCTCGGCGACGCCGCCCTGCACGGCACCCTGCTGCCCTTGAGCGCGAACGCCGCCTCGCTGGCGGCCAGCGTCGCCGCCGCCAGCTCGCGCCTGCTGCAGGCAGGCGGCCAGGGGCAGTCGGCTGAGCTCAGCCCGGCGGCGCGCCTGCTCGGCCAGGTCCTGAAAAGCGCCGCCGGCGCCCCGCCGCTGGCCAGCCTGAACCCCAGCACGCCTCTCTTGCCGCAGGGCGCCCCCGATCCGGCGCAGCTGGCGGGACAATTGCAGCAGGCCGTGGCCAAAAGCGGCCTGTTCTACGAATCGCACCTTGCGCAATGGGCGGAAGGCAAACGTCCGCTGGCCGAACTGATGGCCGAACCGCAGGCGCGGCAGGCGCCCGGCACCCTTCCCACCGATCCCTCGGCTTCGCAGCTGATCAACCAGCAGTTGGCGACGCACGAATCCGGCCAGCTCGTGTGGCAGGGTCAATTCGGCCCCGGCCAGCCGATGCGCTGGGAGATCACACGCAATGGCGACGATGGCGAGGATGCCGCCCAGGCGCGCGGCGGCAAGGACGACGGGGCCGGCTGGCACAGCGGCCTGCGCCTGCGTTTCGCCCTGCTGGGAGAAGTCGAAGCCAGCGTCAGCCTGCGTGGCGCGCGCCTGCATATCGAATTGGTGGCAGAATCGGGGAGCGCCAGCCTGCTGCGCGCGGAGGCGCCGCGCCTGCAGGAAGCGCTGGCGGCGGCCGGCAACGAACTGGCGGCGCTGCGCGTCAACGATCGGGAGGGCGCATGA